A region from the Chrysoperla carnea chromosome 4, inChrCarn1.1, whole genome shotgun sequence genome encodes:
- the LOC123298685 gene encoding mitochondrial thiamine pyrophosphate carrier-like, whose translation MEICANSSPKTSLNESEIAVAGAFAGGLTRALCQPFDVLKIRFQLQSAGRKYTSISQALYNITKEEGVAALWKGHVPAQTLSISFGLLQFSTWEYISKICKNYEDIILGKEIVSFGAGATSGVVATVCTFPFDVIRTRLVAQTHTDKTYEGFLHAIRFIYKHEGISTFYKGLTPTLIQAVPYAGSQFMFYRLFSEIYDKWFEKIVPDQHVFQEQLNITLSKSVVSGSLAGLCAKIVVYPLDLAKKRMQIQGMREWIFKKHKFVCRGLVSCIIQTTKNEGFTGLYKGLLVSSIKAFVVSGLQFTFYDVTCLLINISKTGLSYNFFLLL comes from the coding sequence ATGGAAATTTGTGCAAATTCATCACCGAAAACGTCTTTAAATGAAAGCGAAATAGCCGTAGCCGGTGCATTTGCTGGTGGTTTAACTCGTGCATTATGTCAACCGTTcgatgtattaaaaattagatttcaaTTACAATCCGCGGGACGAAAATACACTTCGATATCTCAagctttatataatattaccaAAGAAGAGGGTGTCGCAGCTTTATGGAAAGGACATGTCCCAGCACAAACTTTATCTATTAGTTTTGGTCTACTACAATTTTCAACATGGGAATACataagtaaaatttgtaaaaactatGAAGATATTATACTTGGAAAAGAAATTGTATCGTTTGGGGCTGGAGCAACATCCGGAGTTGTTGCTACAGTATGTACATTTCCTTTTGATGTAATTCGCACACGATTAGTAGCACAGACGCACACGGATAAAACTTACGAAGGATTTTTACACGCAATACGCTTTATTTATAAACACGAAGGGATTTCAACTTTTTATAAAGGTTTGACTCCTACTCTAATTCAAGCTGTACCTTATGCTGGATCtcaatttatgttttatcgattattttcggaaatatatgataaatggtttgaaaaaattgttccaGATCAACATGTCTTCCAGGAACagttaaatattacattaagtAAATCGGTTGTAAGTGGTAGTTTGGCGGGATTATGTGCAAAAATAGTTGTATATCCATTAGATTTAGCGAAAAAACGTATGCAAATACAGGGTATGAGGGaatggatatttaaaaaacataaatttgtttGTCGCGGTCTTGTTAGTTGTATAATACAAACGACCAAAAATGAAGGATTTACTGGTCTTTATAAAGGTTTATTAGTTTCTAGTATAAAAGCATTTGTAGTATCGGGTTTACAGTTTACATTTTACGATGTTACttgtttgttaataaatatttcaaaaactggattatcttacaatttttttttattgctataa
- the LOC123298450 gene encoding ATP-dependent RNA helicase p62-like isoform X1, producing the protein MAFENRTNGSYGTRNNYGGNRGGFGSSNRNGSNSSFGNGGSKFSNGSGKFGGKSGSDGKFGGRRDNGNSRFGNSNGGGFRNSNNASGGAPGRALRKPDWESHKLRPFKKDFYVPHPSVLSRTKNEVEKYRDTAQITINGDAPPPITHFEEGNFPEYVMEGIRKQGYDVPTAIQAQGWPIAMSGKNMVGIAQTGSGKTLAYILPAIVHINNQQPISRGEGPIALVLAPTRELAQQIQSVATEFGSTTYVRNTCIFGGAPKGPQARDLERGVEIVIATPGRLIDFLEKGTTNLARCTYLVLDEADRMLDMGFEPQIRKIIEQIRPDRQTCMWSATWPKEVRKLAADFLNDYVQINIGSLQLAANHNILQIVDVCQEAEKEAKLANLLQEIGNSDEEAKIIIFVETKKKVENITRTIRKFGWPAVCMHGDKSQQERDYVLREFRNGNASILIATDVAARGLDVEGIKYVINYDYPNSSEDYIHRIGRTARSQSTGTSYAFFTPSNARQAKDLISVLIEANQTINPKLKELAQRTGGFGGNKGGRWGYGGGYGRREQTNGGGAQHRRFDNQKSYGGNYKKKEY; encoded by the exons at ggCTTTTGAAAACCGGACAAATGGGTCATATGGTACCCGAAATAATTATGGAGGCAACCGAGGAGGTTTTGGAAGTAGCAATCGCAACGGTTCTAATTCCAGTTTTGGAAATGGTGGTAGCAAGTTTTCAAACGGAAGTGGAAAATTTGGTGGAAAATCCGGTAGCGATGGAAAGTTTGGAGGTAGAAGGGATAATGGAAATAGTCGATTTGGTAATTCAAATGGTGGGGGCTTCAGAAATTCAAACAACGCAAGCGGTGGAGCACCTGGACGAGCATTACGTAAACCAGATTGGGAATCACACAAGTTGAGACCattcaaaaaagatttttatgttCCACACCCATCAGTATTGAGTCGCACTAAGAATGAAGTTGAAAAATATCGTGATACTGCACAAATTACCATCAATGGAGATGCCCCACCACCAATAACCCATTTCGAGGAAGGAAATTTCCCCGAATACGTTATGGAAGGTATTCGTAAACAAGGTTACGATGTACCAACTGCCATTCAAGCTCAAGGATGGCCAATTGCCATGAGTGGAAAGAACATGGTTGGAATTGCCCAAACAGGATCAGGAAAAACCTTAGCTTACATTTTACCAGCTATTGTTCATATCAATAACCAACAACCCATTTCACGTGGAGAAGGACCTATCGCATTAGTTTTGGCACCAACCCGTGAATTGGCTCAACAAATTCAATCGGTTGCTACCGAATTTGGAAGCACTACTTATGTCAGGAACACATGCATTTTCGGTGGTGCACCAAAAGGACCACAGGCTCGTGACTTAGAACGAGGCGTTGAAATTGTAATTGCCACACCTGGACGTTTAATTGATTTCCTTGAGAAAGGCACAACAAATTTGGCAAGATGTACATACTTAGTATTAGACGAAGCCGACAGAATGTTAGACATGGGATTCGAACctcaaattagaaaaattatcgaACAAATTCGTCCAGACAGACAAACTTGCATGTGGTCCGCTACATGGCCAAAAGAAGTTAGAAAATTAGCTGCAGATTTCTTAAACGACTATGTACAAATTAACATTGGATCATTACAACTTGCCGCAAATCATAATATCTTACAAATTGTCGACGTATGCCAAGAAGCAGAAAAGGAAGCAAA attAGCAAATTTATTACAAGAAATTGGAAACTCAGACGAAGAAGCTAAAATAATCATATTCGTcgaaacaaagaaaaaagtagaaaatatcaCACGAACAATCCGTAAATTCGGTTGGCCAGCAGTTTGTATGCACGGTGATAAAAGCCAGCAAGAAAGAGACTATGTATTACGTGAATTCAGAAATGGAAATGCAAGTATATTAATAGCAACAGATGTGGCCGCCCGAGGATTAG atGTTGAGGGTATTAAATATGTCATAAATTATGACTACCCTAACTCGTCAGAAGACTATATTCACCGAATAGGAAGGACAGCTAGATCACAAAGTACAGGTACATCATACGCATTCTTCACACCATCAAATGCCAGACAAGCAAAAGACCTTATATCAGTGCTCATAGAAGCAAACCAAACGATAAACCCAAAACTAAAAGAACTTGCACAAAGAACCGGTGGTTTCGGTGGTAACAAGGGTGGTCGATGGGGTTATGGTGGGGGTTATGGACGTAGAGAACAAACAAATGGGGGTGGAGCACAACACAGACGATTCGACAACCAAAAATCATATGGCggtaattataaaaagaaag aatattaa
- the LOC123298450 gene encoding ATP-dependent RNA helicase p62-like isoform X2, whose translation MAFENRTNGSYGTRNNYGGNRGGFGSSNRNGSNSSFGNGGSKFSNGSGKFGGKSGSDGKFGGRRDNGNSRFGNSNGGGFRNSNNASGGAPGRALRKPDWESHKLRPFKKDFYVPHPSVLSRTKNEVEKYRDTAQITINGDAPPPITHFEEGNFPEYVMEGIRKQGYDVPTAIQAQGWPIAMSGKNMVGIAQTGSGKTLAYILPAIVHINNQQPISRGEGPIALVLAPTRELAQQIQSVATEFGSTTYVRNTCIFGGAPKGPQARDLERGVEIVIATPGRLIDFLEKGTTNLARCTYLVLDEADRMLDMGFEPQIRKIIEQIRPDRQTCMWSATWPKEVRKLAADFLNDYVQINIGSLQLAANHNILQIVDVCQEAEKEAKLANLLQEIGNSDEEAKIIIFVETKKKVENITRTIRKFGWPAVCMHGDKSQQERDYVLREFRNGNASILIATDVAARGLDVEGIKYVINYDYPNSSEDYIHRIGRTARSQSTGTSYAFFTPSNARQAKDLISVLIEANQTINPKLKELAQRTGGFGGNKGGRWGYGGGYGRREQTNGGGAQHRRFDNQKSYGEY comes from the exons at ggCTTTTGAAAACCGGACAAATGGGTCATATGGTACCCGAAATAATTATGGAGGCAACCGAGGAGGTTTTGGAAGTAGCAATCGCAACGGTTCTAATTCCAGTTTTGGAAATGGTGGTAGCAAGTTTTCAAACGGAAGTGGAAAATTTGGTGGAAAATCCGGTAGCGATGGAAAGTTTGGAGGTAGAAGGGATAATGGAAATAGTCGATTTGGTAATTCAAATGGTGGGGGCTTCAGAAATTCAAACAACGCAAGCGGTGGAGCACCTGGACGAGCATTACGTAAACCAGATTGGGAATCACACAAGTTGAGACCattcaaaaaagatttttatgttCCACACCCATCAGTATTGAGTCGCACTAAGAATGAAGTTGAAAAATATCGTGATACTGCACAAATTACCATCAATGGAGATGCCCCACCACCAATAACCCATTTCGAGGAAGGAAATTTCCCCGAATACGTTATGGAAGGTATTCGTAAACAAGGTTACGATGTACCAACTGCCATTCAAGCTCAAGGATGGCCAATTGCCATGAGTGGAAAGAACATGGTTGGAATTGCCCAAACAGGATCAGGAAAAACCTTAGCTTACATTTTACCAGCTATTGTTCATATCAATAACCAACAACCCATTTCACGTGGAGAAGGACCTATCGCATTAGTTTTGGCACCAACCCGTGAATTGGCTCAACAAATTCAATCGGTTGCTACCGAATTTGGAAGCACTACTTATGTCAGGAACACATGCATTTTCGGTGGTGCACCAAAAGGACCACAGGCTCGTGACTTAGAACGAGGCGTTGAAATTGTAATTGCCACACCTGGACGTTTAATTGATTTCCTTGAGAAAGGCACAACAAATTTGGCAAGATGTACATACTTAGTATTAGACGAAGCCGACAGAATGTTAGACATGGGATTCGAACctcaaattagaaaaattatcgaACAAATTCGTCCAGACAGACAAACTTGCATGTGGTCCGCTACATGGCCAAAAGAAGTTAGAAAATTAGCTGCAGATTTCTTAAACGACTATGTACAAATTAACATTGGATCATTACAACTTGCCGCAAATCATAATATCTTACAAATTGTCGACGTATGCCAAGAAGCAGAAAAGGAAGCAAA attAGCAAATTTATTACAAGAAATTGGAAACTCAGACGAAGAAGCTAAAATAATCATATTCGTcgaaacaaagaaaaaagtagaaaatatcaCACGAACAATCCGTAAATTCGGTTGGCCAGCAGTTTGTATGCACGGTGATAAAAGCCAGCAAGAAAGAGACTATGTATTACGTGAATTCAGAAATGGAAATGCAAGTATATTAATAGCAACAGATGTGGCCGCCCGAGGATTAG atGTTGAGGGTATTAAATATGTCATAAATTATGACTACCCTAACTCGTCAGAAGACTATATTCACCGAATAGGAAGGACAGCTAGATCACAAAGTACAGGTACATCATACGCATTCTTCACACCATCAAATGCCAGACAAGCAAAAGACCTTATATCAGTGCTCATAGAAGCAAACCAAACGATAAACCCAAAACTAAAAGAACTTGCACAAAGAACCGGTGGTTTCGGTGGTAACAAGGGTGGTCGATGGGGTTATGGTGGGGGTTATGGACGTAGAGAACAAACAAATGGGGGTGGAGCACAACACAGACGATTCGACAACCAAAAATCATATGGCg aatattaa